GGGAATGCAGCTCAAAGCAGGTGGTAAATTCCATATAAGGCTAAATACTGGCATGAGACCGATAGTCAACAAATATCAtaagggaaagttgaaaacaACTTTGaagagagttcaagagggcgtgaaaTTGTTGAGAGGTGGTGGgggcccagcatggtgtagtggttaagagcagtggtttggagcggtggactctgatctggagaaccgggtttgattcccctctcctccacatgagtggcagaggctaatctagcgtactggatttgtttcccttctcctccacacaaagccagctggatgaccttgggtaagttacagctatgttagagctctctcagcctcactcacctcacagggtgtctgttgtggggaggagaaaggaaggtgattgtaagccggtttgagtctcccttaagtggtagagaaagtcggcatataaaaacctactcttcttcttctgatcgaggcacagcccACGGATGGTGTGAGGCAGGTTCAAAGCTGTCCCATATGGCTTGAGGAAGCGGGTTGTTGCCAAGCATCATGATACAGTTAGCTGGTACCTGAAGCTCAAGACCttctatgttttgttttaaaacaaaccttTCTCCATTGGGGCAGCCCAGCAGCAAAAGCACTGTGGAGAAGATGCCTTCCCGCTAGATTGCGACGACATCTACGAGCAAGGTTCAGTGGCGGATGGCGTCTACCTCATTTACCCCGCAGGACCCAACACCCCTGTGCCTGTGTACTGCGACATGACCACCGACGATGGAAAATGGACGGTAATTAGCGCAAAGCGTGCGTGGGTGTGGATCCATCTCAATATGGCGGTCCCTTTCAACGCTCGCCCCAAGGTCCCGTTGCGGCTGTTGAAAGCACCACAGTGAATCCGGTGGATTGGCTGGGATTAGAGAGTTTAAATTCCCACTTAGTCACGAGAATCACCAGGTGGCTTCAAGGACAGTTACCATAGCCCTGTTTACATGTTACAATGAACTCATGTACATCCTATCTGCACACGTGTACATGTGTTGgggagaaagagccaacacatgtttgctttacaaatgaaaccagggataGGTACCTGGGTAAACTTGAGGCTTAAATCACGTGTTCAGCTGTGCATCTGTTGAATGCAACAGAAGAATTACTCAACATGTGTACccaaaaaaatcaagtgtacattcTACgtggattgtacatgtgttcactgttacATGCGAACAGGACTCAAGCCTCAGTCTTATTGACCTCACAATGTCTCCATGAGGTTAAAACAAAAGTGGGGAGAGCCAGGTATTatctaatacatttttatcccacccaccttccaaagagctCGGGGCAcgacgaccctgtgaggtaggggaggctgagaaagtgactgCCCCCAAAGCCCCCCAGTGACCTTTATGGCTATTTGAACCCAGATTTCTGAATTTCTGAGTCCAACATCCCATTTGGCTCTCTACAAAGAGAAATGAGAGcaacaatgggggtgggggaagagatcaTGATTTGGGGGCAGAAAAGTTGGTGGAGAGACCCGACACAATGCGCCCAAGGGCCTGTAGAAACCTGCAGCCTGCCCTGTATCATCATGTATCCTTCAAGGTCATTTGGGGACTCACGGTGTTTCTGTTGGAAGGCCAAAATGCAGCTTGGGGTATCCACAGCCAAGACATTAATACCTCCTCTGCTCCATCTCTCCCTTCCTTTCTGTCACGTTCAGATTTTCCAGAAACGCTTCAATGGTACTGTCAGTTTCTTTCGGGGCTGGAACGACTACAGGTTTGGCTTCGGCAGGGCAGATGGTGAATACTGGCTAGGTAAATATAAAAGGGGGGTTCAACCctcctctctcttctccctttttcATGAGTAGGCCAAGAATTGTGTGCTTAAGGCCTTGTCTTTTCCCATACATTCTCTGGCCTGCCTCCTTCTCCCGTTCCTCCAGCTCTAGACTCAGACATCTTTGTTTGCCAGAATCTGTTGGAACGCCCATCTGTTTGGGTTTCTTCCTCAAACAGCTGGAACATGTTCCCTGGCCCAGACAATTCCAACACTAAGTGCGACGCTGTTTACAATGGTTGCGGGCCAGGAGACACCGCCAAGATCCCCCATGTTTGTCTGCTCTGCTCCGTCAGCAGACAGTAGGTCAGACAGTCCACTGTTCCCAAGGGGACGGACAAACAGGATGTTTCAGGGATCTGCACACCTAACAAATGCTATCCTATCTACCCCTTGACTCAGGCCTTCAAAATATTCACCTCCTGACCCTTAAGAACAAGTATGAGCTACGTGTGGAGCTGGAGGACTTTGAGAACAACACATCCTTTGCCAAATACACAGACTTCTCGCTCTCGCCCAATGCTATCAGTGCGGAGGAGGACGGCTATACGCTCCACGTGTCTGGTTTCACTGATGGGGGAGCAGGTGAGAGCCTCAGATTCTCAGTTCCCCAGATTCTCAGTTCTTCCTCACCGCAATAATTTACTCAATTTCCCTCCCAGCAATGAGAGGACAGCTGGCTTCAAACACATGGCTTAAACCCCAACGTTTTTCTTCAGTTGGGAGAaggtctagaatcatagagttggaaagggccatataggccatctagcccaaccccctgtgtAATCCAGGATCAGCATACAGCAtttctgacaagtgtttgtccagccgctgcttgaagactgccagtgaattCTACCCCAGAAATAGCTTAACAGGCTAATGATTATATTTTTGCTGCTTTATCTGAAAGACTCACAGAATGGGAtaaagcaaatacagataaatatCTCTACACATAGAAAATGAACATGGAGGCATCTAGGCTAGAAACCTCCTTGccaacattttttaaatgaaaggtcAATCATGTCAGTCCCTTCCTCcaagtggtacagcccaggcaTAGGTTTACCACCACCGCGGTGGGAGAACTAGGCCTTAGGAACTTAGCTTTCTTGTGGGAGACTCTGTCCATTATTGAAATCAATATTACTGAGACGTGTGTCCTGTTAGCTCTCATCTTGAGACAGCACATTGCAGTTCCTAATCACAGGTTGCCTTCATTCATGGGAAAGCTATGGTAGGATGGAGCCCCTAGCTACCAAATGAATCTACTCTTGAGTAAAAAAAACTTAAGTTGGATGGGTTTATAATTCTAGCTGCACTCAAGAGCTTTTATGAAGTCCATATGTTGGTGATTTCTCTGTGTTCCCTCCAGGTGACTCGCTGTCTTACCATAATGGCCAGAAGTTCTCCACTTTTGACCGTGATCAGGACCTTTACGTGCAGAACTGTGCGGCACTCTCCTCGGGCGCTTGGTGGTTCAAGAGCTGTCACTTCTCCAACCTCAACGGCTTCTACCTTGGTGGGGCCCACCTCTCCTATGCCAATGGCATTAACTGGGCCGCCTGGAAGGGCTTCTACTACTCCCTCAAGGAAAGTGAGATGAAAATACGCCGTGTCTGAGACCCAAGATGACCAGGGGTCTGTTGCCATCATGGCATTTGGCCACTGGAGAGATGATGCAGGCTGGTTgtccaattaattttttaaaaataattatattgtgGAAAGAGATGGGAATCTGGGATTGGTTCAATGAGGGGCTGTGGGTACAATGGGACTAATGTCTACACAAACAACTGTAAACCAGTTTCACACTTGTTTATCCTGTCACAGCTACAAAATCTCTTAAAGAACTTTTAGCACGCTCACAGAAATGCAGTTCTCAGAGTTCGCTGGACAAACTAAAGACTGTTAAACCACTCAAACACTTGTTTAAGTGTATAATGAAGACAGGTTGCAATGGCATTTGTTTTAGTTAGGGATGGGATTGACGGTCTCTAGTAGACTAGCAAGACACTTCATGGTTTGGCCTAAGAGTTACTGATAAAACGGTAGCATATGGGAAGGAGATGCTAACCAAAATTTTTACCagaagaatcagcattgcttgctGCCCCTTGGTTTTTATGTTTAAATAAAGCCCCATTATCTGAAACTACGATGCTTGAGAGACCAATGCAGTTGTAAATTGAAAAGACTAATATAGGCTATGGGCGAGGGGAGGCAGCCCAATCTCATCCAAtctcggatgctaagcagggtcagtcctgcttagtatgtggatgggagtccaccaaggaataccagggttgctgtgcagaggaagacactgacaaaccacctcagttagtctcttgccttgaaaaccccttaaggggtcgccataagtcggttgtaacttgacggcactttacacacacagtatagGCTATACTTAAACCAATTCATAATATCATAACTAGTCTTCCCCTTTTGATCCTACCCAGCTATTGAATCTTTCAACCTTAGACTTTTGACATCTGGCAGGGCAGAAGAAGGGTCCATAGCACACACTGAAATTATTAGATGGGCAAGCAGGCTGAATACTTCTTCCCATCCCCTCTAACCTTCTCTGGTGTCCTTCCAATAGGTTTGTTATGACTCTAGTTTGTTCACATCTGGATTCTGTCCTCTCCTATTAAGTCTGCAAGTCACCTGAGGCTACAGTGCTATAATGGCCAAGCTCCAGGGAAACCTGGCATTGTTTAGGCATTTCCATCACATCTTTTTTTGTCTTGGGGGCGGTATTGGGGATGATGGCGGGGAGAGTCTTACATATTTGGATTCTAGCCTATagctagtggaagaaaaaaaaaaaacacattccagGCAGAAAGTGAAATATATAAATGTATTTCCCAAAAGATGACCCAAGACAGGCCAGGAGAGCAGGAATAAGCTTTCTACAGCCATAAAAGACAAGGCACTTGGGATCAAATTGAGAAATGTCTCCGCTAGAAACTCAACCAAGTTCCTCAGAAAACACTGTGCCCTACTCTGTGCCTCTGGGCACATCAAAATAGGCTACTAAAGATGTGAGCAGACTTTTCTGAGGTTTGGGCTTCCTTCCCCTGAGGAAACGCAAATTTCCCAGAAGCCCTTGCTGCAAGGCCATAGACTGGAAACTATCCACCAATTATCCACACAGCGTACACCAGAGAGACCGAGTCATCACGGGGCTGCAAATTAACACAAAGTCCCACATTCACGGCAAGAGAGAGGGGATGCAGCTGAATCCCATTAAATAAAAGAACTTAGCCCCGTTGCATGGCAAACTCCATCTGACAACTCTTTTCTGCAGAGGGTGAAGGCAGAATCCAGTGACCTGAAAGCACTTTGTTGCGAGAGCCGCATGATACATCGCTCTGTGCTGGCCCATTCATCCCAGAAATGCGCGGCAGTGATAGGAATGGCACCGAGTTGCTCCCTAGCTCAAGCTATTTCTGCAGCACCGCCAAAGAAAGAAGAGGCAAAGCtagctccccaccccctccactcaGCTTGATTCTTCAGGGTAGGTGGGAGAAAGTAAAAACCTGAAAAAAGGCTGAGCATCCCCCCAAGGTTTGAGGTTCCCTCCTGGGGAAAGAGAAAG
This genomic window from Euleptes europaea isolate rEulEur1 chromosome 18, rEulEur1.hap1, whole genome shotgun sequence contains:
- the MFAP4 gene encoding microfibril-associated glycoprotein 4, producing MKASLSLLGSLFPLLLLVQLPIAQGQAINAQAQQQKHCGEDAFPLDCDDIYEQGSVADGVYLIYPAGPNTPVPVYCDMTTDDGKWTIFQKRFNGTVSFFRGWNDYRFGFGRADGEYWLGLQNIHLLTLKNKYELRVELEDFENNTSFAKYTDFSLSPNAISAEEDGYTLHVSGFTDGGAGDSLSYHNGQKFSTFDRDQDLYVQNCAALSSGAWWFKSCHFSNLNGFYLGGAHLSYANGINWAAWKGFYYSLKESEMKIRRV